The Celeribacter baekdonensis genomic interval ATTACAGAGTGGTTATCGCTAACGCTAGCGAAAACCTTAATGCATTGCCGCAGCGCAGCCTTGCGTGAACGCCCGTGAAGGGCTACCCATGCGACCAATCTCACCAAACTGATTGGAGACTTTCCATGGCCAGACCCAAGATTGCCCTCATCGGCGCAGGTCAAATCGGCGGCACGCTCGCCCACCTCGCAGCCATCAAGGAACTCGGCGACGTCGTTTTGTTCGACATCTCCGAAGGGACCCCGCAGGGCAAAGCGCTCGACATCGCTGAATCCGGCCCGTCCGAAAAATTCGATGCCACCATGATCGGCACGAATGATTACGCCGACATCGCTGGCGCAGACGTGTGCATCGTCACCGCCGGTGTGCCGCGTAAGCCGGGCATGTCCCGCGATGACCTTTTGGGCATCAACCTGAAAGTGATGAAATCCGTTGGCGAAGGCATCAAAGAACATGCGCCGAACGCTTTCGTGATCTGCATCACCAACCCGCTCGACGCGATGGTTTGGGCACTTCAGCAGTATTCCGGCCTTCCGGCCAACAAAGTCTGCGGCATGGCCGGCGTTCTCGACTCCGCCCGTTTCCGTCACTTCCTCTCGGTTGAATTCGGTGTGTCGATGAAAGACGTCACCGCGTTCGTTCTGGGCGGTCACGGCGACACCATGGTCCCCTCCACCCGCTACTCCACCGTTGGCGGCATCCCACTGCCGGATCTGGTGGAAATGGGTTGGACCACTCAGGAAAAACTCGACGCAATCATTCAGCGCACCCGTGATGGCGGCGCAGAGATCGTTGGTTTGCTGAAAACCGGCTCTGCCTTCTACGCACCGGCGACCTCCGCGATTGAGATGGCCGAAGCCTACCTGAAAGACCAAAAGCGTTTGCTGCCTTGCGCCGCATATTGTGACGGCGAACTGGGTCTCGACGGCATGTATGTTGGCGTTCCGACCATCATCGGCGCCGGCGGCATCGAAAAAGTCGTCGACATCAAACTGTCCAAAGACGAACAAGTCATGTTCGACAAATCGGTTGAAGCCGTCAAAGGTCTCGTCGATGCGTGCAAAGGCATCGACAGCAACCTTGCTTGATCCTTTGAGAGCTTGTTAAATTGACCCCGCGCCTCCCCCGAGGCGCGGGGTTTTTTGTTGGAGTTTCAAACCGATGACACATGGTGAACCGTCTTGGGCGATTGCCGCGCTGGCCGATGAGCCCGCGCCGCTGATTGCGGCCTTTGCCCGTCACCATCT includes:
- the mdh gene encoding malate dehydrogenase, producing MARPKIALIGAGQIGGTLAHLAAIKELGDVVLFDISEGTPQGKALDIAESGPSEKFDATMIGTNDYADIAGADVCIVTAGVPRKPGMSRDDLLGINLKVMKSVGEGIKEHAPNAFVICITNPLDAMVWALQQYSGLPANKVCGMAGVLDSARFRHFLSVEFGVSMKDVTAFVLGGHGDTMVPSTRYSTVGGIPLPDLVEMGWTTQEKLDAIIQRTRDGGAEIVGLLKTGSAFYAPATSAIEMAEAYLKDQKRLLPCAAYCDGELGLDGMYVGVPTIIGAGGIEKVVDIKLSKDEQVMFDKSVEAVKGLVDACKGIDSNLA